In the genome of Thunnus albacares chromosome 16, fThuAlb1.1, whole genome shotgun sequence, the window tgtaataaataagatattccagtagacaAGATCTATACGCAAACtaaaattttaagttttttttttcttcattttttaccaacaatgaattgatcaactaacaagtattgtgtgtgtatttaaagcctaatatagcttattcctcaatgtcaaatgtaaaacacacatcAGTGTTTCACTCACATTGCTGCACTGcgtgacatgttccttcactaccatgaacacacacactgtagtttatttcaACTCAATCCCACAAACACAATGCTGcaatgtaagtaatgggggacaaaatccacagtgtgtccacacagtcatttaaaagttgatgtgaagcttatatgaggcttcagcagtctgagttagtcatatcaagtggatatctgacacatttacagtctttccctgttgagctgcggtggaagtatagtaacagaaagagggactttggcactaaaaagactgtaatgttgaaagatatctacttgatttgactcatttggacgactgaagcttcaaattagcttcagataaacttttaaatagatttttgcacagaaggaggactgtggatttagtctcccatcacttacattgtaagtgcattatgaagggatcttctaatggtcagtatgaacaagaggaatgatttcagcaagaaaaacatgtctcagtgttcatttgggctcctgacttttattgtaaaacagacttgaaaattgcCAACCTGTCTATTAAACTCAGTCCATGTGATAGAATATACAGATATtaacattataatataatacacaGTTAGTATATATAATGCACAGAATGATAAAAGcacacaaaccaaaccaaagcaTCAGATCAGCACGTTTGATCAGAATctacttttgtttattttgattaacTCTGTGGTTTTAACATTAGAGAATAGTTTAGAAAATCCCAAAGAGCCAACAGCTCACTGAATAATTGAGACATAAATGAAAACGATTCTCTCCTATAAACACCACCACTAGATGGTGTAGGTTGACAGATTCTCTCACTGTGGTTGCAAATGTAAAATGCAgatgattttaaatgtaatgtgtcATTTCTTACACAACGTGTGATTTCTTTCAACCAGGCATCAGTGGAGGAATCCATCTCTTCTACAGACCTGGAGATGAGGCCATTCTGCCCTGTGACGATGTTTCATCCTCTGACAGAGTTTGTTCCACAGTTTACTGGCTTTACAGCAGAGATCTGTCTCAGACATTTGGTCTGGTTAAGAATGGAAATGTGAATAAGTCAGCCCGAGCTGCCAGGCTGAGTCTGGACACCAACTGCTCTCTGGTCATCAACAACATCACTGCTGAAGATGTTGGTTACTACTCTTGTCGACAGGCCCAAAAACTGGACATTAAAGTGTATCTAAGTATTGTAACAAGTGAGTCTCATTTATCACTGAGATTAAAGAGTTGAACTATGTTTAATTCAGATGGCATGTGGTGCCAGATGTTGTCAGCTGACAGGTGCACAGAGGCCAATCTCTAAGCAGCTACTACACCTTCACCCTGTCCACCCCAACTCTGTTTCCAAGTTCAGGTGGAGGGTTCAGTATGACGGGGCTCTCCCAAACTAAGGGGGAGTAGAAGTAGAGTATAAAACCCTCCTTTTGAATGGTGACACAATGCTGGGGTGGTCAGGGGTGAAGGTGAAAGAAATAAATTATCATAAGTGTACAAAAGATCAATACAGGTGatacagacatgaaaatatCTACTATTTAAgctattaatatattatatgtatttgCTTCACTTTTAGTCACACAGGGCTCAAGGGATGGCAGTGTCCGTCAGTCAGTTGGTCTggccactttggtccagactgaaatatctcagcaactattggatggatcgcCATGACATTTGATACAGTCATTCATGTTCCACACAcgaaaaattaaaataatcttgGTGATCCTTCATCTGTTGTCATCACAAagtcaaagttttaatttgtccaatcaGACATTCCCCTTCACTTCAGCTATACTTTTTGTCAAAGTCATGCACATTTGACCAAAGGGTGCACAGATGGCAGTGGCGTAAAGTCCCCATCCACCACTGCAGAGACCCAGAGTTCATTACAGGTCAtttgtaatgtatttattttcagctTTAGTCAGCCTGTCTAATTCAGGGAAACACCATGGATAGGTCCTGACTCAGTTTTCcttcatttaatttcagttattttcagtCAAACTGAATTCACACTGGTCAGGAAAAGCAGCTTTTTGACTCTAAATCAacagttttaacttttttctttcagtcttgCCATCTCCACCAGATGCTGATCCAAAGACAGACGGTAAAGTCACATTAGAGTGTTCTCTGCTGAGATTCAGCGGCCTCACTCCTTGTCGACCGAACAGCATCCGCTGGGTGAATGAAACAGGCACTGTGCTGCCTGGTGAAGGTGTCACATACGAGATCATCGAATCGATGAAGtgtgtctctcctctgactGTGAAGCGTCAGAGTGGCCACAACAGGAGATACACCTGCCAGGTGGTTGATGAGAGGAATAATGTCCAGATAGAGGTTGACTACACACCTGTCTTCACATGTGGGATAAATGATGATCAGACAGACAAGTCCAATACAGGTAAGATAATGTTCAGCCTACCAGATACACTGCTGGGTTTGTTCTGCAAGGAATTCAATATTAGTTCAATGattaactgacatgttttttctaaaCAATGTACCACAGATTGGTCTCCTCTGGACTACGTCATGTTGACTCTGCGTATTTCAGGACTTCTCCTGATTACTGTAATTGTTGTTCTTCTCATCAAAGGCAGAGGTCAGAACATaattttgtattcatttttcaaccTGATGCCATCAGAAGTTCAGAATTTAAACtactattcatttatttattttccagggAACAAAACACCACCTCACCAAAACAACGTGAGttacaaaaaaaactgcaacattttGTACCCATGAAACACTTTTTCAGAATCTCACatgttgtgttgtatttcacAGGTGCATGACGATGGCGATGAAGTCAAGTATGAAAATGTAGAAGCAACTTCTGCTGCTACCTGACTGCACTGATCAACAACCTTCTtattgaattccatttagctgcttcagtttcattGTCCTTGTATTGcacattgttaatgttatttgttacacctgtgcttttcctactatgacaagaGGTGAAAAAGGCTCATTTTACTTGTTATGTCATACCCTTTACTTTTCTTATTATATTTCGAATATGGTAACATGTTCCTCCGAACCATAAATCTGCTGCTTCACTTTCTTCTGATTTAggataaatatttattttatctttttcttttgtacaacttttgaaaacattttatttgtaaaactttaGGGGATGTTTGATGcattctttttctgctttttactAAATTAGCAGCTCcaacatttctttgtctttttcaatttttttttacaggaactTTTATGGAGaactaatttatatatttttgtcttgtcaATTTATGCTGTTTAATATCTGGTCACTGTCAATAAACTATAGCAAAATTAAAGTAAATGGCATTGATAACATTTGTATCTGGTGTGTAAGATACTGATAATTAGACATGTTTGTGAGACGTTTTTTGCATAATAAGAAACAATACgtttttcaaacttttcaaaGTGACCTAAAAGTTTTGTTGCATTTGGTAAAAACATCTCTTCAGTGTCATGTTTGTTCAACCATATTTTACATTGTCTCCATCCTGTTTTCAGACTTCCTCTGAATGACCAAAATAGTTTTCACAAGTGAAATCAGTAAAGGATGTTAAATGTAGGGTTAAGTAGGTtagtaaccctaacccctaaccctgaccctaaccctgaccctaaccctaaccctaaccctaacccctaaccctaaccctaactataacccctgaccctgaccctgaccctaacccttaccctaaacCTAAGctttaccctaaccctaacccctaaccctaacccaaatcctaaccctaactataacccctaaccctgaccctaaccctaacccttacccttaccctaacccttaccctaacccctaaccctaatcctaaccctaacccttaccctaaccctaacccctaaccctaatcctaaccataacccttaccctaacccttaccctaaccctaacccttaccctaaccctaacccctaaccctaaccctaatcctaaccgtaacccttaccctaacccttaccctaaccttaaccctaaccctaacccttaccctaacccttacccctaaccctaatcctaatcctaaccataacccttaccctaaccctaaccctaaccatagcACTTCAGGCTttcctccaagcctgtagtaATGCCCTAGATTGTCAGTAGTATTGTAAAAGGTGACTCATTTTGCTCACTACtttcatgaaaacaaacaaacaaaaagcttcgTTTTATATCTTGGGCCTTTaaagtgctctctgaaactTGGCCTGGGATGGCctgtgtccatgaaatgagaaaattaaaactttatcgtagagctaaaccaaatacatcattGGAAAGGTCTTGCcctggagagtaacatatgtcggtatgaagattctacatggctccCGCTTTGAtatactgacctttgaaccttgacctcagcgcatgtttgaaggcttataattcagcaacaaacgGGGCTACAGACATGGTACCACCTGTTATAGAGCACGATTGACCTGAACTATCATGTGAGTATAGTCAACAACTGGGGACACTGTCATATATaggtaaaatatggttaaaattattttctgcCTATTTgacaattagatatttaaaatctgattacacaaatgtatttactgtCCTCTTAAACTCACTCAGTGTACTCTCAATTCAGAATTCATAACTTCCAATtctaagaaaacacaaacatttaaaaaaaaaaaactacaattccctaGAGCCGGgccatgcagcttgatacaaatTGGCACCACAGTTGCAGTTCTTCCGGTTTTCAGAGTAGGGTTGTACATATGGGGTCGTAAAAGATATAtttactgaatatatcaaatatctagtacagcTGAACAAGTAATATGATAAACATACTACATCTAGATGGCCTGTGTtaagaaaaagttaaaatattggtttatttcagatattttagctCATATTCTAGAAATGGGGTTTCCggttggacaaaaaaaacatttcccagaattgaaggagaaattattaaaactgatggccttaacattaacctattgTATTGTTGAGTTCTCTATCATATTGAGACTATCTCTCCACCCAGTTACATATTACATATGTACGGGTACTGACCCCACTGCGACAGTTGACATGGATATCTCTTTAAGACACGCCACTGCGTGACACATGCACGGGtatttaaagctataatatgtaactattatgcattaaaatgtctaaaaaccaCTAGACCTATgtcatatattttgttgagttgtgtatttacattatcccaaatgtttccaacaattttccaCCCCAGggaaatctgtcattttaatcaaggtaaagAGTATACACGAACAAGATTCATGCGTCGGCATTTTGTTTGTCCcctacaatggcgtctaccaaagagtatacccatacaagataataccttggcgttgtggttgttcgaCAGACACTGTTATGAACTGACTTTTATTcagtaaaaaagtaaatttttatgataaactttttagatcttggtcatttctaactgtatcttttaacaggatgaaggattttagtcatcggatcACTGTAttttaagttatcagagaaacaagctgagcaaacgttagcagcagctcatcTACCAGCCCCTCCCGGAAGTCCGGTGCTTGACGAACATCATtggagaaacattgattttttttacatgaaacagctttattcagtatttttacagttttaatcctcatgtatgtttgttgttggagaggaggagatctCTATTTGGCccctggtaaaaacatcctgaacgatgaacactggtGTAATCCTAACCtgaagaagctggttgtttaacaatgaagacaacaactcccatgatcccacgctacttctcaccatcatcacactccatcttttgttattattttgattgagagacccctagcagcTGAAATTACATCTTTTGCGTTTAAAGAgacagtataaaataaataaggagtttatttatcatatttcagatcggatttcAACTTGAATATGTacttgagaagttgacatttcgagcaagaaatgtgaaaaagtaaTGAAATCCTATTATTATGGggtgtttcatggtttgttgatgtagcctcaACAGACGGCAGATacctgctgaggggcagcttccaaCAGCTGTTGAATCAGAAcagaggggggccttaaagagacaggagctaaaacagcctgtttaaaacagaggctgaactgaggggctgcatttagggccagtgtaagataaataaggagtttttggATCAGTAAAtgatgcaaagatattccagtagagccccagattaatagattaatagaatagaatagaatagaatggATAAGGTGAATTTGATGTtgatgtatattatatatatatacatatatatatatatatatatacagatcaTGCTCTGTAAGGAAATAAGAATTGGCTAACGTGATGATaatctttttattctctttttggTTTTTCACCAAACAAGCACTTCCTCTTTTAATTTCACAACTTTTACAGCTTCTCCATTATTCTGCACTGTGCGTGAGCAACATACATCGCAGAAATAATGGTGCTTTTGATTACAGTGGAAAAACTGATATGCTGATGTAAACCTAGATCATCCTAATacgtatttttttttttttttttacatcttagGCTAAAAAAAAcgaaaacaaacaagaaaacaccaaaacatttCTCTACATCTGTAGTATATGATGTCTATGTCTGTTCAGTCACGTCACCTTGAATGCACCGTCAATCATTTAAAACATCGCATTAGTTATATTattagctgtttgtgttgttctgtTCAAGAAGTCTATCAAAGTAACGAGGTAGGGTGCTCttaaaaaaggattttatttgtaatttccaaaatgacacaACAGCAGTTTGTGAGAAACAAGTTTCTTATAATTGTGGCTGCTGCGTGCTGTGGTCTGAACTGTCTGAatgcacaacacacaaacagaagtgTTGTAACCCATTACTCTGTAGGACTTACAACAGGTTGGGTGGTGGGtgatgttgtcattttcagtcagGCAGTCAACCACAAAGAGGAAACAGCGCCATCACAGACATCTGTATCAGAGGAGAAACGGCCGATAACTTCTGCCTGCTGACAGAGAATGACTCCACTGGAATTAATTCTTATTTTGGTGCTTCAGTTTAAAGgtaaagcagcattttattatttaaatgtaaatttttgATTACTGTTTATTAAAGGTTGGTGTGAAAATTAGTACTAGGAACTATTTGTCACTATTTTCCTGCTTTAGCTGCTCCTTTAATAATCTTTAATAACCTTTCTggaatgtaaaaatgtaacaaaatatacaaatatttgtgtgaGAGAATAAAAAGTACAGCAATTATGAGTCAGTTTAggtttacatgtattttcaaatgtatataAACTAGATCAAATAGTCTGTTTGCTCTGTTCTCTCTGTCGTTcctttaaaggacaagttcacaacttttcaagtgtgtcttaaaacagcagtcagatgtccatatgaacggtgaaagaggttttccttgctgtaatcattcctcttgttcatactggctattaaaagatccttcaaatgtgctttcaatgtaagtgatagaggcggaaatccacagtgtgtccacacagtcattttgtgaaaaaatacatttaaaagttgatgtgaagcttatatgaggcttcagcagtctgagttagtcatatcaagtggatatctgacacatttacagtctttttagcatcaaattccctctttgtgtttcctcggacagtgtttccctgttgagctgcggtggaagtatagtaacaaaaagagggactttggcactaaaaagactgtaacgttgaaagatatctacttgatttgactcatttgggtgctgaagcttcatattagcttcagataaacttttaaatatagttttttgcacagaaggaggactgtggatttatcccccatcacttacattgtaagtgcattatgaagggatcttctggtggtcagtatgaacaggagcaATGATTATGGTAAGAAAAAcctgtcaatgttcatttgggctcctgactgttgttgtaaaACAGACTTGAAGTATTTCcaacctgtcctttaaactcTGTCCATGTGATAGAATATgcagatattaacattataataaaatatacagttagTATATATATTACACAGAATGGTAAAAGcacacaaaccaaaccaaaacagatCAGCAGATTTGACAGATTTGATCAACTTTGGTTTATTTTGATTAACTCTGTGGTTTTAACATTAGAGAATAGTTTGAAAAATCCCAAAGAAACCACAGCTCACTGAATAACTGAGACATACATGAAAATGATTCTCTCCTATAAACAccaccactagatggcgtaGGTTGACATATTCTCTCACTGTGGTTGCAAATGTAAAATGCacatgattttaaatgtaatgtgtcTTTGCTTACAAACTGTGATTTCTTTCAACCAGGCATCAGTGGAGTCACCCATTTCTACTACAAACCCGGAGACGATGCCATTCTGTCCTGTGATGGTGTTTCATCCTCTGACAGAGTTTGTTCCAGAGTTAACTGGCTTTACAACAGAGATCTGTCTCAGACATTTGATCTGGTCCAGAATGGAAATGTTGTGAAGAACTCACAAGCCCGAGCTGCCAGGATGAGTCTGGACACTAACTGCTCTCTGGTCATCAACATCACTGCTGAAGATGCTGGTTACTACACCTGTCGACTGAGTTCTAAACTGGACAGTGCTGTGCTTCTAAGTATTATCACAAGTGAGTCTAATTTATCGCTGAGATTAAAGAGTGGAACTCTATTTCCATGTTTCCTGTTCCAGGTGGAGGGTTCAGTATGATGGGGGCTCTCCCAAACTAAGGGGGAGTAGAAGTAGAGTATAAAACCCTGGTCTggccactttggtccagactgaaatatctcagcaactattggatggatcgcCATGACATTTAATACAGtcattcatgttccccacaagaaaaattaaaatgatcttGGTGACCCTTCATCTATTTTCATCACAAAGTCacaatttcaatttgtccaatcaGACATTCCCCTTCACTTCTGCTATACTTTGTGTCAAAGTCATGCACATATGACCAAAGGGTGTGCAGATGGCAGTGGGGTAAAGTCCCCATCCACCACTGAAGAGACTCAGAGTTCATTACAGGTTAtttgtaatgtatttattttcagctTGAGTCAGCCTGTCTTATACAAAGACACTTCATGGATAGGTCCTGACTCAGTTTTCcttcatttaatttcagttctTTCCAATGAAACTGAATTTTCCCCTGATATTACAAGTCACATGTTAAATCAGATACACTGACACTAGTTAggaaaaaacttgaaaaaaggTCAGGAAATGCAgcttttttactttaaatgaacagtttttactttttcctttCAGTCTTGCCATCTCCACCAGATGCTGATCCAAAGACAGACGGAAATGTCACATTAGAGTGTTCTCTGCTGAGATTCAGAAGCCTTGGTTGTCGACCGAACAGCATCCGCTGGGTGAATGAAACAGGCACTGTGCTGCTTGGTGAAGGTGTCGGATACGAGTTCATGGGACAGAcaaactgtgtttctgttctgACTGTGAAGCGTCAGAGTGGCCACAACAGGAGATACACCTGCCAGGTGGTCGAGAGGAATAAAGTCCAGATAGAGGCTCACTACACACCTGACTTCACAGAAGGGACAAGTGATGATGAGCCAGACAAGTCCAATACAGGTAAGATAATGTTCAGCCTACCAGATACACTGCTGGGTTTgatatgacaaaaagaaaactttgcCTCTAAGAGTATCTTCAcaacagcaacattaaaaagaggaaacagtgtTTATTTTCCACAGATACATTATGGTTATTTTGTTCTGCAAGGAATTCAATATTAGTTCAATGATTAactaacatgttttttctaaacAATGCACCACAGATTGGTCTCCTCTGGATTACGCCATGTTGACTCTGCGTATTGCAGGACTTCTCCTGATTACTGTAATTGTTGTTCTTCTCATCAAAGGCAGAGGTCAGAACATaattttgtattcatttttcaacataAACCACCAGAAGTTCAGAATTTAAACtactattcttttatttattttccagggAACAAAACACCACCTGATGAAAACAATGTGAGTTtcaaaaaaaactacaacatttTGTACCCATGAAACACTTTTTCAGAATCTCacatgttgttttgtatttcacaGGTCCATGACGATGGCAATGAAGtcaattatgaaaatgtagAAGCAACTTCTGCTGCTACCTGACTGCACTGATCAACAACCTTAATATCAAcgcaaaaaaagtaaaatgtcgTTTTACATGAGTGATCAAAGCTTTGAGATAAAATGAGAGTTTGggatattttttacatttacaacataGATTTAAGTGcttgcaattaaaaaaaaacaacttatgtTGACAAACCAACAAGGAATTAAAACCAGCTCTGCAGCTTTACTGagctttttgtctctttcagcTCATAGTTTTAGTTTCAGGTACATTTAGTTTCAGGTTCAGTCTTAGAGCTCTCATGAACCTtctttccagcagcagcagcagctgttttcagcaaaaaaaaaaactcagataaacc includes:
- the LOC122965663 gene encoding uncharacterized protein LOC122965663, giving the protein MLQCISGGIHLFYRPGDEAILPCDDVSSSDRVCSTVYWLYSRDLSQTFGLVKNGNVNKSARAARLSLDTNCSLVINNITAEDVGYYSCRQAQKLDIKVYLSIVTILPSPPDADPKTDGKVTLECSLLRFSGLTPCRPNSIRWVNETGTVLPGEGVTYEIIESMKCVSPLTVKRQSGHNRRYTCQVVDERNNVQIEVDYTPVFTCGINDDQTDKSNTGKIMFSLPDTLLGLFCKEFNISSMIN